One window of Toxotes jaculatrix isolate fToxJac2 chromosome 19, fToxJac2.pri, whole genome shotgun sequence genomic DNA carries:
- the LOC121199332 gene encoding alpha-1-antiproteinase F-like has protein sequence MARQEARMSVMYSFTVLALLTGFIADGSVVPKPEKLFSGLLRKEREVKQKQQQQFHTSALNTALAFELYRDLAARTTAEPDVQQQQQHNILFSPLGLASALALLSQVSGSESRSQALEALGLAANSTEKSVEATISALTDLQRSLALQEERSGDGTGATAGVETERANAGNRAKADDGAEGGAETEDGVHAGSQLRVWSSLHVDGKPSLDYDSFLSRAQHTGPPALNISLETLMKDLQASDKLVLDNYVYFKGRQPFEQRHTVPRSFQLNATTSVEVAMMFRDDSSEVMMLYDTNCSATVVRLALSKHLASLLLLPKAELQPLEDCLSDSRMSFWLSNLKPGRAEIRFPKFRLKQSYSLESLLRNSGVSSVFSESADFSGISSKKTLQLIKAPHVVMLEVEETTSEDAGRPDIMLDFSVPQRITFDRPFMLIIYDELTGLVLIIGRIIDPTDV, from the exons ATGGCGAGACAAGAAGCAAGGATGTCTGTTATGTATAGCTTTACAGTGCTGGCACTGCTGACAGGTTTCATAGCAGATGGATCGGTTGTACCAAAGCCTGAGAAACTCTTCAGTGGGCTTCTGAGAAAGGAACGAGAGGtcaagcagaagcagcagcagcagttccacACATCAGCCCTAAACACAGCTTTGGCCTTTGAACTTTACCGTGACCTGGCCGCCCGAACCACTGCTGAGCCCGACgtccaacagcagcaacagcataACATCTTATTCTCGCCCCTGGGCCTGGCGTCAGCCCTGGCCCTGCTGTCCCAAGTCTCTGGGTCCGAGAGTCGGAGCCAGGCCCTGGAGGCCTTGGGGCTGGCAGCCAACTCCACAGAGAAGAGCGTGGAGGCCACCATATCTGCTCTCACAGATCTGCAACGTAGCCTCGCTCTGCAAGAGGAAAGGAGCGGAGATGGGACTGGGGCCACAGCAGGGGTGGAAACTGAAAGAGCAAATGCTGGAAACAGAGCCAAAGCAGATGATGGAGCAGAGGGTGGGGCTGAAACTGAGGATGGTGTTCATGCTGGGAGTCAGTTAAGAGTGTGGAGCAGCCTACACGTTGATGGAAAACCTTCGCTAGACTATGATAGTTTTTTGTCCAGGGCTCAGCACACTGGACCTCCCGCCCTCAACATCAGCTTGGAGACGCTGATGAAGGACTTGCAGGCCTCCGACAAACTTGTACTCGACAATTATGTATATTTCAAAG GTCGTCAACCATTTGAGCAGCGCCACACAGTGCCACGAAGCTTCCAGCTGAACGCCACGACCAGCGTGGAAGTTGCCATGATGTTCAGGGACGACTCGTCTGAGGTGATGATGCTGTATGACACCAACTGCTCGGCCACAGTGGTGCGGCTGGCCCTTTCAAAACATCTGGCCTCGCTGCTCCTGCTTCCTAAAGCCGAGCTGCAGCCCCTTGAGGACTGCCTCTCTGACAGCCGCATGAGCTTTTGGCTCAGCAACCTGAAGCCAGG GCGGGCAGAAATACGTTTCCCCAAGTTCCGACTAAAGCAGTCCTACAGTTTGGAAAGCCTCCTGAGGAACTCTGGGGTCTCATCCGTTTTCTCAGAGTCAGCTGATTTCTCTGGAATATCGTCAAAGAAGACGCTGCAACTCATCAAG GCTCCTCATGTGGTTATGCTGGAGGTGGAAGAGACAACATCAGAAGATGCAGGGAGACCTGACATCATGCTGGACTTCTCAGTCCCCCAGAGAATCACCTTCGACAGACCGTTCATGCTCATAATCTATGACGAACTCACAGGGCTTGTCCTGATCATAGGGAGGATTATTGATCCTACAGATGTCTAG
- the clmnb gene encoding uncharacterized protein clmnb isoform X2, which produces MQDKANWDSQKKSLGEISYQHVQKPQGERKAVQKRTFTRWMNAFLQRCDPPVEVHDLFIDIQDGRILMALLEELSGCKLLYRFRSSSHRIFRLNNISKALAFLDDRHVKLVGIDASGIADGIPSVVLNLVWNIILHFQVKEVTRGLQRHLSSSLSSLSMSSYPSSGDLSPEPNDIGSYSCSTLPSKGREAAREPKYHGKAIKTLLQWVQRCTSKFGVEVHDFGKSWRSGLAFLVMIKSINPDLVDLRESLSREPRENIEQAFMIAHHSLDILPLLEPEDVTCASPDEQSIITYVSMFLGRCSGIDEDHTADIEVPGIKCFGSLESVSFGGTLTDKAEAQALLRSLGKSSEQLLWKRWSRRSSGSPRVTSPHTNGAVTSDLSSSDGDIFSSCRSQRITEQTVGSAATSFNKNKGRCRIIFQPPSPLDAGIVSQEIRSWMERGSDQVDSKPRVGESHFSLSSEEGIYNLPALDSDEEDAYSYILDLNKEVFQPYNQLKRQVPRVEEEAAEEMKEESKHPDVREINGRGWKLQEGSLVKTADFDPESEVRAQSVDHRKFNWEKTESSFREMTNNRPVFDMEARDETGGKEEPKEKRDIRGRINDYGEEMREKEKTENVRLVTHGYDKTEVPVDEAETAKTVEMASWQKEAEEDTDRGLSVKCVNVSEKRAIAEEEEGHLTTFVEWQDRNIKRGERGNQQSAVTLEDFEIGVNEKSLLDEAVYEVRGSGAAGVHTKKENERRDTAPKMEDVTKNRKVEDTEKYTDEVADFEAVTAAEEKDRGVKIQKRKATAKKTTTGHLEQTTTENDTDGGVNIHAGDNNWTCACRAASHSFSEGGFSLQSLAASCDINPLELEMLFVLWILLYCCLILPQMNL; this is translated from the exons ATGCAGGACAAGGCAAACTGGGATTCACAAAAGAAATCACTCGGAGAGATCAGCTATCAACATGTGCAGAAACCTCAAG gtGAGAGGAAAGCAGTGCAGAAGAGAACCTTCACCAGGTGGATGAATGCGTTTCTGCAGAGA TGTGATCCCCCAGTTGAAGTGCACGACCTGTTCATAGACATACAGGATGGCAGAATACTCATGGCCCTGCTGGAGGAGCTATCTGGGTGCAAACTA CTTTACAGGTTCAGGTCGTCTTCTCACCGCATTTTCCGACTGAACAACATTTCCAAGGCCTTGGCGTTCTTAGATGATAGACAc GTGAAGCTGGTTGGCATTGATGCCTCTGGTATTGCTGATGGCATCCCTTCTGTTGTTCTTAACCTTGTCTGGAACATCATCCTGCACTTTCAG GTAAAGGAGGTGACGAGAGGACTCCAGAGGCATTTGTCTTCTAGCCTCTCTTCCTTATCAATGAGCAGTTACCCCTCCTCCGGTGATCTCTCACCCGAGCCAAATGACATTGGCAGCTACTCCTGCAGCACTCTGCCAAGCAAAGGCAGAGAGGCTGCCAGGGAGCCAAAGTACCATGGGAAAGCAATCAAGACTCTCCTGCAGTGGGTCCAAAGATGCACATCAAA ATTTGGGGTGGAGGTGCATGACTTTGGGAAGAGCTGGAGAAGTGGGCTGGCATTCCTAGTTATGATTAAGTCCATAAACCCAGACTTGGTTGACCTGAGGGAGAGCTTGTCCAGAGAGCCAAGAGAAAACATTGAACAGGCCTTTATGATAGCCCATCACAGTTTGGATATACTACCTCTACTGGAGCCTGAAG ATGTGACCTGTGCTTCACCAGATGAGCAGTCCATTATTACCTATGTGTCTATGTTCCTGGGGCGGTGTTCAGGCATAGATGAG GATCACACAGCAGATATTGAAGTTCCTGGGATCAAATGTTTTGGATCCCTTGAGTCAGTCAGCTTTGGAGGGACCCTCACTGACAAAGCAGAAGCTCAGGCATTGCTCAGAAGTTTGGGGAAGAGCAGCGAGCAGCTACTGTGGAAAAGGTGGTCCAGAAGATCATCAGGGAGCCCCCGCGTCACTTCGCCTCACACGAACGGAGCAGTCACATCTGACCTCTCCTCCAGTGACGGTGACATCTTTTCCTCCTGTCGTAGCCAAAGAATCACAGAGCAAACTGTGGGCAGCGCTGCCACCTCATTCAACAAGAACAAAGGGAGATGCAGAATCATTTTTCAGCCACCTAGTCCACTGGATGCAGGTATAGTCAGCCAGGAGATCCGATCGTGGATGGAGAGAGGCTCAGATCAGGTCGACAGCAAGCCAAGAGTGGGTGAGAGTCACTTTTCTTTGAGTTCAGAAGAAGGAATATACAACTTGCCAGCGCTCGACTCAGATGAGGAGGATGCCTACAGCTACATCCTGGATCTGAACAAAGAGGTTTTTCAACCATATAATCAGCTGAAAAGACAAGTACCGAGAGTGGAAGAGGAGGCAGcggaagaaatgaaagaagaatCAAAACATCCAGATGTACGAGAGATAAATGGTAGAGGATGGAAGCTCCAGGAAGGCTCCCTTGTAAAAACTGCAGATTTTGATCCAGAATCTGAAGTCAGGGCTCAGTCAGTGGATCACAGGAAGTTTAATTGGGAGAAAACTGAAAGTAGTTTCAGAGAGATGACAAACAATAGACCTGTGTTTGACATGGAGGCAAGGGATGAAACAGGTGGAAAAGAGGAGCCTAAGGAGAAGAGAGATATTAGAGGACGAATAAACGATTATGGTGAGGAaatgagggagaaggagaagacagaaaatgttAGATTGGTAACACATGGATATGATAAAACAGAGGTTCCGGTAGATGAAGCAGAGACAGCAAAGACTGTTGAAATGGCTAGTTGGcaaaaggaggcagaggaagacacTGACAGAGGGCTTTCTGTAAAATGTGTGAACGTGAGTGAGAAGAGAGCAATAGCCGAAGAGGAAGAAGGACATTTGACAACATTTGTGGAATGGCAGGACAGGAAtataaagagaggagagagaggaaatcaaCAAAGTGCTGTGACTTTAGAAGATTTCGAGATCGGAGTAAATGAGAAATCATTACTTGACGAGGCTGTATATGAAGTCAGAGGCAGCGGTGCGGCTGGAGTTcacaccaaaaaagaaaatgagaggagagacacTGCCCCCAAAATGGAAGATGTAACCAAGAATCGCAAAGTtgaagacacagagaaatacactgATGAAGTCGCAGATTTTGAggcagttacagcagcagaggagaaagacaggggAGTGAAGATTCAGAAACGGAAAGCAACAGCCAAGAAGACCACAACGGGGCATCTGGAACAAACTACCACAGAAAATGACACTGATGGAGGTGTTAACATTCATGCTGGTGATAACAATTGGACGTGTGCCTGCAGAGCAGCCTCTCACTCATTCAG TGAGGGAGGATTCAGTCTTCAGTCCTTAGCAGCCTCTTGTGACATAAACCCATTAGAGCTGGAAATGCTCTTTGTCCTGTGGATCCTACTCTACTGCTGCCTCATCCTACCTCAAATGAACCTCTAA
- the clmnb gene encoding uncharacterized protein clmnb isoform X3, which yields MNAFLQRCDPPVEVHDLFIDIQDGRILMALLEELSGCKLLYRFRSSSHRIFRLNNISKALAFLDDRHVKLVGIDASGIADGIPSVVLNLVWNIILHFQVKEVTRGLQRHLSSSLSSLSMSSYPSSGDLSPEPNDIGSYSCSTLPSKGREAAREPKYHGKAIKTLLQWVQRCTSKFGVEVHDFGKSWRSGLAFLVMIKSINPDLVDLRESLSREPRENIEQAFMIAHHSLDILPLLEPEDVTCASPDEQSIITYVSMFLGRCSGIDEDHTADIEVPGIKCFGSLESVSFGGTLTDKAEAQALLRSLGKSSEQLLWKRWSRRSSGSPRVTSPHTNGAVTSDLSSSDGDIFSSCRSQRITEQTVGSAATSFNKNKGRCRIIFQPPSPLDAGIVSQEIRSWMERGSDQVDSKPRVGESHFSLSSEEGIYNLPALDSDEEDAYSYILDLNKEVFQPYNQLKRQVPRVEEEAAEEMKEESKHPDVREINGRGWKLQEGSLVKTADFDPESEVRAQSVDHRKFNWEKTESSFREMTNNRPVFDMEARDETGGKEEPKEKRDIRGRINDYGEEMREKEKTENVRLVTHGYDKTEVPVDEAETAKTVEMASWQKEAEEDTDRGLSVKCVNVSEKRAIAEEEEGHLTTFVEWQDRNIKRGERGNQQSAVTLEDFEIGVNEKSLLDEAVYEVRGSGAAGVHTKKENERRDTAPKMEDVTKNRKVEDTEKYTDEVADFEAVTAAEEKDRGVKIQKRKATAKKTTTGHLEQTTTENDTDGGVNIHAGDNNWTCACRAASHSFSEGGFSLQSLAASCDINPLELEMLFVLWILLYCCLILPQMNL from the exons ATGAATGCGTTTCTGCAGAGA TGTGATCCCCCAGTTGAAGTGCACGACCTGTTCATAGACATACAGGATGGCAGAATACTCATGGCCCTGCTGGAGGAGCTATCTGGGTGCAAACTA CTTTACAGGTTCAGGTCGTCTTCTCACCGCATTTTCCGACTGAACAACATTTCCAAGGCCTTGGCGTTCTTAGATGATAGACAc GTGAAGCTGGTTGGCATTGATGCCTCTGGTATTGCTGATGGCATCCCTTCTGTTGTTCTTAACCTTGTCTGGAACATCATCCTGCACTTTCAG GTAAAGGAGGTGACGAGAGGACTCCAGAGGCATTTGTCTTCTAGCCTCTCTTCCTTATCAATGAGCAGTTACCCCTCCTCCGGTGATCTCTCACCCGAGCCAAATGACATTGGCAGCTACTCCTGCAGCACTCTGCCAAGCAAAGGCAGAGAGGCTGCCAGGGAGCCAAAGTACCATGGGAAAGCAATCAAGACTCTCCTGCAGTGGGTCCAAAGATGCACATCAAA ATTTGGGGTGGAGGTGCATGACTTTGGGAAGAGCTGGAGAAGTGGGCTGGCATTCCTAGTTATGATTAAGTCCATAAACCCAGACTTGGTTGACCTGAGGGAGAGCTTGTCCAGAGAGCCAAGAGAAAACATTGAACAGGCCTTTATGATAGCCCATCACAGTTTGGATATACTACCTCTACTGGAGCCTGAAG ATGTGACCTGTGCTTCACCAGATGAGCAGTCCATTATTACCTATGTGTCTATGTTCCTGGGGCGGTGTTCAGGCATAGATGAG GATCACACAGCAGATATTGAAGTTCCTGGGATCAAATGTTTTGGATCCCTTGAGTCAGTCAGCTTTGGAGGGACCCTCACTGACAAAGCAGAAGCTCAGGCATTGCTCAGAAGTTTGGGGAAGAGCAGCGAGCAGCTACTGTGGAAAAGGTGGTCCAGAAGATCATCAGGGAGCCCCCGCGTCACTTCGCCTCACACGAACGGAGCAGTCACATCTGACCTCTCCTCCAGTGACGGTGACATCTTTTCCTCCTGTCGTAGCCAAAGAATCACAGAGCAAACTGTGGGCAGCGCTGCCACCTCATTCAACAAGAACAAAGGGAGATGCAGAATCATTTTTCAGCCACCTAGTCCACTGGATGCAGGTATAGTCAGCCAGGAGATCCGATCGTGGATGGAGAGAGGCTCAGATCAGGTCGACAGCAAGCCAAGAGTGGGTGAGAGTCACTTTTCTTTGAGTTCAGAAGAAGGAATATACAACTTGCCAGCGCTCGACTCAGATGAGGAGGATGCCTACAGCTACATCCTGGATCTGAACAAAGAGGTTTTTCAACCATATAATCAGCTGAAAAGACAAGTACCGAGAGTGGAAGAGGAGGCAGcggaagaaatgaaagaagaatCAAAACATCCAGATGTACGAGAGATAAATGGTAGAGGATGGAAGCTCCAGGAAGGCTCCCTTGTAAAAACTGCAGATTTTGATCCAGAATCTGAAGTCAGGGCTCAGTCAGTGGATCACAGGAAGTTTAATTGGGAGAAAACTGAAAGTAGTTTCAGAGAGATGACAAACAATAGACCTGTGTTTGACATGGAGGCAAGGGATGAAACAGGTGGAAAAGAGGAGCCTAAGGAGAAGAGAGATATTAGAGGACGAATAAACGATTATGGTGAGGAaatgagggagaaggagaagacagaaaatgttAGATTGGTAACACATGGATATGATAAAACAGAGGTTCCGGTAGATGAAGCAGAGACAGCAAAGACTGTTGAAATGGCTAGTTGGcaaaaggaggcagaggaagacacTGACAGAGGGCTTTCTGTAAAATGTGTGAACGTGAGTGAGAAGAGAGCAATAGCCGAAGAGGAAGAAGGACATTTGACAACATTTGTGGAATGGCAGGACAGGAAtataaagagaggagagagaggaaatcaaCAAAGTGCTGTGACTTTAGAAGATTTCGAGATCGGAGTAAATGAGAAATCATTACTTGACGAGGCTGTATATGAAGTCAGAGGCAGCGGTGCGGCTGGAGTTcacaccaaaaaagaaaatgagaggagagacacTGCCCCCAAAATGGAAGATGTAACCAAGAATCGCAAAGTtgaagacacagagaaatacactgATGAAGTCGCAGATTTTGAggcagttacagcagcagaggagaaagacaggggAGTGAAGATTCAGAAACGGAAAGCAACAGCCAAGAAGACCACAACGGGGCATCTGGAACAAACTACCACAGAAAATGACACTGATGGAGGTGTTAACATTCATGCTGGTGATAACAATTGGACGTGTGCCTGCAGAGCAGCCTCTCACTCATTCAG TGAGGGAGGATTCAGTCTTCAGTCCTTAGCAGCCTCTTGTGACATAAACCCATTAGAGCTGGAAATGCTCTTTGTCCTGTGGATCCTACTCTACTGCTGCCTCATCCTACCTCAAATGAACCTCTAA
- the clmnb gene encoding uncharacterized protein clmnb isoform X1 — translation MRMQDKANWDSQKKSLGEISYQHVQKPQGERKAVQKRTFTRWMNAFLQRCDPPVEVHDLFIDIQDGRILMALLEELSGCKLLYRFRSSSHRIFRLNNISKALAFLDDRHVKLVGIDASGIADGIPSVVLNLVWNIILHFQVKEVTRGLQRHLSSSLSSLSMSSYPSSGDLSPEPNDIGSYSCSTLPSKGREAAREPKYHGKAIKTLLQWVQRCTSKFGVEVHDFGKSWRSGLAFLVMIKSINPDLVDLRESLSREPRENIEQAFMIAHHSLDILPLLEPEDVTCASPDEQSIITYVSMFLGRCSGIDEDHTADIEVPGIKCFGSLESVSFGGTLTDKAEAQALLRSLGKSSEQLLWKRWSRRSSGSPRVTSPHTNGAVTSDLSSSDGDIFSSCRSQRITEQTVGSAATSFNKNKGRCRIIFQPPSPLDAGIVSQEIRSWMERGSDQVDSKPRVGESHFSLSSEEGIYNLPALDSDEEDAYSYILDLNKEVFQPYNQLKRQVPRVEEEAAEEMKEESKHPDVREINGRGWKLQEGSLVKTADFDPESEVRAQSVDHRKFNWEKTESSFREMTNNRPVFDMEARDETGGKEEPKEKRDIRGRINDYGEEMREKEKTENVRLVTHGYDKTEVPVDEAETAKTVEMASWQKEAEEDTDRGLSVKCVNVSEKRAIAEEEEGHLTTFVEWQDRNIKRGERGNQQSAVTLEDFEIGVNEKSLLDEAVYEVRGSGAAGVHTKKENERRDTAPKMEDVTKNRKVEDTEKYTDEVADFEAVTAAEEKDRGVKIQKRKATAKKTTTGHLEQTTTENDTDGGVNIHAGDNNWTCACRAASHSFSEGGFSLQSLAASCDINPLELEMLFVLWILLYCCLILPQMNL, via the exons ATGAGAATGCAGGACAAGGCAAACTGGGATTCACAAAAGAAATCACTCGGAGAGATCAGCTATCAACATGTGCAGAAACCTCAAG gtGAGAGGAAAGCAGTGCAGAAGAGAACCTTCACCAGGTGGATGAATGCGTTTCTGCAGAGA TGTGATCCCCCAGTTGAAGTGCACGACCTGTTCATAGACATACAGGATGGCAGAATACTCATGGCCCTGCTGGAGGAGCTATCTGGGTGCAAACTA CTTTACAGGTTCAGGTCGTCTTCTCACCGCATTTTCCGACTGAACAACATTTCCAAGGCCTTGGCGTTCTTAGATGATAGACAc GTGAAGCTGGTTGGCATTGATGCCTCTGGTATTGCTGATGGCATCCCTTCTGTTGTTCTTAACCTTGTCTGGAACATCATCCTGCACTTTCAG GTAAAGGAGGTGACGAGAGGACTCCAGAGGCATTTGTCTTCTAGCCTCTCTTCCTTATCAATGAGCAGTTACCCCTCCTCCGGTGATCTCTCACCCGAGCCAAATGACATTGGCAGCTACTCCTGCAGCACTCTGCCAAGCAAAGGCAGAGAGGCTGCCAGGGAGCCAAAGTACCATGGGAAAGCAATCAAGACTCTCCTGCAGTGGGTCCAAAGATGCACATCAAA ATTTGGGGTGGAGGTGCATGACTTTGGGAAGAGCTGGAGAAGTGGGCTGGCATTCCTAGTTATGATTAAGTCCATAAACCCAGACTTGGTTGACCTGAGGGAGAGCTTGTCCAGAGAGCCAAGAGAAAACATTGAACAGGCCTTTATGATAGCCCATCACAGTTTGGATATACTACCTCTACTGGAGCCTGAAG ATGTGACCTGTGCTTCACCAGATGAGCAGTCCATTATTACCTATGTGTCTATGTTCCTGGGGCGGTGTTCAGGCATAGATGAG GATCACACAGCAGATATTGAAGTTCCTGGGATCAAATGTTTTGGATCCCTTGAGTCAGTCAGCTTTGGAGGGACCCTCACTGACAAAGCAGAAGCTCAGGCATTGCTCAGAAGTTTGGGGAAGAGCAGCGAGCAGCTACTGTGGAAAAGGTGGTCCAGAAGATCATCAGGGAGCCCCCGCGTCACTTCGCCTCACACGAACGGAGCAGTCACATCTGACCTCTCCTCCAGTGACGGTGACATCTTTTCCTCCTGTCGTAGCCAAAGAATCACAGAGCAAACTGTGGGCAGCGCTGCCACCTCATTCAACAAGAACAAAGGGAGATGCAGAATCATTTTTCAGCCACCTAGTCCACTGGATGCAGGTATAGTCAGCCAGGAGATCCGATCGTGGATGGAGAGAGGCTCAGATCAGGTCGACAGCAAGCCAAGAGTGGGTGAGAGTCACTTTTCTTTGAGTTCAGAAGAAGGAATATACAACTTGCCAGCGCTCGACTCAGATGAGGAGGATGCCTACAGCTACATCCTGGATCTGAACAAAGAGGTTTTTCAACCATATAATCAGCTGAAAAGACAAGTACCGAGAGTGGAAGAGGAGGCAGcggaagaaatgaaagaagaatCAAAACATCCAGATGTACGAGAGATAAATGGTAGAGGATGGAAGCTCCAGGAAGGCTCCCTTGTAAAAACTGCAGATTTTGATCCAGAATCTGAAGTCAGGGCTCAGTCAGTGGATCACAGGAAGTTTAATTGGGAGAAAACTGAAAGTAGTTTCAGAGAGATGACAAACAATAGACCTGTGTTTGACATGGAGGCAAGGGATGAAACAGGTGGAAAAGAGGAGCCTAAGGAGAAGAGAGATATTAGAGGACGAATAAACGATTATGGTGAGGAaatgagggagaaggagaagacagaaaatgttAGATTGGTAACACATGGATATGATAAAACAGAGGTTCCGGTAGATGAAGCAGAGACAGCAAAGACTGTTGAAATGGCTAGTTGGcaaaaggaggcagaggaagacacTGACAGAGGGCTTTCTGTAAAATGTGTGAACGTGAGTGAGAAGAGAGCAATAGCCGAAGAGGAAGAAGGACATTTGACAACATTTGTGGAATGGCAGGACAGGAAtataaagagaggagagagaggaaatcaaCAAAGTGCTGTGACTTTAGAAGATTTCGAGATCGGAGTAAATGAGAAATCATTACTTGACGAGGCTGTATATGAAGTCAGAGGCAGCGGTGCGGCTGGAGTTcacaccaaaaaagaaaatgagaggagagacacTGCCCCCAAAATGGAAGATGTAACCAAGAATCGCAAAGTtgaagacacagagaaatacactgATGAAGTCGCAGATTTTGAggcagttacagcagcagaggagaaagacaggggAGTGAAGATTCAGAAACGGAAAGCAACAGCCAAGAAGACCACAACGGGGCATCTGGAACAAACTACCACAGAAAATGACACTGATGGAGGTGTTAACATTCATGCTGGTGATAACAATTGGACGTGTGCCTGCAGAGCAGCCTCTCACTCATTCAG TGAGGGAGGATTCAGTCTTCAGTCCTTAGCAGCCTCTTGTGACATAAACCCATTAGAGCTGGAAATGCTCTTTGTCCTGTGGATCCTACTCTACTGCTGCCTCATCCTACCTCAAATGAACCTCTAA